A genomic window from Acidobacteriota bacterium includes:
- the rplV gene encoding 50S ribosomal protein L22 → MKATAVAKFIKGSPQKARLVVDLIRGRNAQEALQVLALSRKRAAKPIEITLRSAIANAEQKADQLNISIDVDSLVVSKAMIDLGPTKYRRRVRPAPMGRAYRERRWQNHITIEVESKVEE, encoded by the coding sequence ATGAAAGCCACAGCCGTAGCAAAATTCATTAAAGGTTCGCCGCAAAAAGCTCGCCTTGTCGTTGACCTGATTCGTGGGCGCAATGCCCAAGAGGCGTTGCAGGTGTTGGCGCTTTCGAGAAAACGCGCCGCCAAACCCATCGAAATCACCCTGCGTTCGGCAATTGCCAATGCGGAACAGAAAGCCGACCAACTCAACATCAGCATTGATGTTGATAGCCTGGTGGTATCCAAAGCCATGATTGATTTAGGCCCGACGAAATATCGCCGCCGTGTGCGCCCCGCTCCAATGGGTCGCGCTTACCGCGAACGTCGCTGGCAAAACCACATCACTATTGAAGTGGAATCGAAGGTTGAAGAATAA
- the rpsC gene encoding 30S ribosomal protein S3 encodes MGQKTHPYGFRLKVNRGWHSNWIAKKDFAELLQEDLKLKKDLKARFAGAGVSHIDVERAANKLKIIIHTSRPGIIIGRKGAEIDKLKQEIKERTGREVYVNIQEINKPELNAQLQAEQIAQQLEKRIAFRRAMRRAVENAQRFGAQGIKVRVSGRLNGAEIARSEWYLQGRLPLHTLRADIDYGFAEANTTFGVIGVKVWIYRGDEFTRRRRQPQQ; translated from the coding sequence GTGGGTCAGAAAACGCATCCATATGGTTTCAGGTTGAAAGTGAATCGCGGTTGGCATTCCAACTGGATTGCCAAAAAAGATTTCGCCGAGTTATTGCAGGAAGACTTGAAACTTAAAAAAGATTTGAAAGCGCGATTTGCCGGTGCCGGGGTTTCGCATATTGATGTTGAGCGTGCCGCAAACAAGTTGAAAATCATCATTCACACGTCGCGTCCGGGTATCATCATCGGGCGCAAAGGCGCGGAAATTGACAAGCTCAAACAGGAAATCAAAGAGCGCACGGGACGCGAGGTCTATGTCAATATTCAGGAAATCAATAAGCCTGAATTGAATGCTCAACTGCAAGCCGAACAAATCGCTCAGCAACTCGAAAAACGTATCGCCTTTCGTCGCGCCATGCGTCGGGCGGTGGAAAATGCTCAGCGTTTCGGCGCGCAAGGCATCAAGGTGCGGGTTTCGGGTCGCTTGAACGGCGCGGAAATCGCCCGCTCCGAATGGTATTTGCAAGGTCGTCTGCCGCTGCATACCCTGAGAGCCGATATCGATTACGGCTTTGCCGAAGCCAACACCACTTTTGGAGTGATTGGCGTGAAGGTGTGGATTTATCGCGGCGATGAATTCACGAGACGTAGAAGACAACCACAACAATAA
- the rplP gene encoding 50S ribosomal protein L16, with protein sequence MAEYKIPKRMKFRRHMKGRMNGIATRGSEISFGEYALKALEPAWITGRQIEASRIAMTRFIKRGGKIWIRIFPDKPITKKPAETRMGKGKGAPEGFVCVVKPGRILFEMEGVDEKTAREAIRLAAMKLPIKTKFVTRKEQESGGLA encoded by the coding sequence ATGGCTGAATATAAAATTCCAAAAAGAATGAAATTTCGTCGCCACATGAAAGGGCGAATGAACGGAATTGCCACGCGCGGTTCAGAGATTTCGTTCGGCGAATATGCACTCAAGGCGCTTGAGCCGGCCTGGATTACCGGCAGACAAATCGAAGCCTCGCGTATTGCAATGACCCGGTTCATCAAACGCGGCGGCAAGATTTGGATTCGCATTTTCCCGGACAAACCGATTACCAAAAAGCCTGCTGAAACGCGCATGGGTAAAGGGAAAGGCGCACCCGAAGGTTTCGTTTGTGTCGTCAAACCCGGACGTATTTTGTTTGAGATGGAAGGCGTTGATGAAAAGACCGCGCGCGAAGCCATTCGTCTGGCGGCAATGAAACTGCCAATCAAAACCAAATTCGTCACCCGCAAAGAACAGGAATCCGGAGGTTTGGCATGA
- the rpmC gene encoding 50S ribosomal protein L29 — translation MKANELRDKSDEELNAMVDELKEQTFRLRFKLALGNTDTVKQIRANRKDLARVKTLLRERAVAPGK, via the coding sequence ATGAAGGCGAATGAATTGAGAGACAAATCGGATGAAGAGTTGAACGCAATGGTGGACGAATTGAAAGAGCAGACCTTTCGTTTGCGCTTCAAACTGGCACTCGGCAACACCGATACCGTTAAACAGATTCGCGCAAATCGCAAAGACCTTGCGCGGGTTAAAACCCTTTTGCGTGAGCGCGCGGTTGCTCCGGGCAAATAG
- the rpsQ gene encoding 30S ribosomal protein S17, translating into MEETNNITPAEEATSETATTVSAAAAQGRRQEKVGLVVSDKMMKTVVVRVERQVRHPKYKRYIRRRKKFMAHDDMGAKIGDIVRIIETRPLSARKRWRVVEIVQKAS; encoded by the coding sequence ATGGAAGAGACAAATAACATCACGCCGGCAGAAGAGGCGACAAGCGAAACCGCAACCACGGTAAGCGCCGCGGCTGCGCAGGGCAGAAGACAGGAAAAAGTCGGTTTGGTCGTCAGCGATAAGATGATGAAAACCGTGGTGGTGCGCGTTGAAAGACAAGTGCGCCATCCGAAATATAAACGCTACATTCGTCGCCGCAAGAAATTCATGGCGCACGACGATATGGGCGCAAAAATCGGCGACATCGTAAGAATTATAGAAACGCGCCCGCTCTCTGCGCGTAAGCGATGGCGCGTCGTTGAGATTGTTCAAAAAGCAAGCTAA
- the rplN gene encoding 50S ribosomal protein L14 translates to MVQMRTILEVADNSGAKRISMILPLGGHTGLRAGLGDIITAAVKEASPDGAVKKGQVVRAVIVRTRKETRRKDGTYIRFDQNAAVIIKPDNEPVGTRVFGPVARELRDRRFMKIVSLAPEVI, encoded by the coding sequence ATGGTTCAGATGAGAACAATTCTTGAAGTCGCTGATAATTCGGGCGCAAAACGCATCTCGATGATTCTGCCGCTTGGCGGGCATACGGGACTTAGAGCCGGACTTGGTGACATCATTACCGCTGCGGTTAAAGAAGCCTCGCCCGATGGCGCAGTGAAAAAAGGTCAAGTGGTTCGCGCTGTCATCGTGCGCACGCGCAAAGAAACGCGCCGCAAAGACGGCACCTACATTCGCTTTGACCAGAATGCCGCAGTGATTATCAAACCGGATAACGAACCGGTTGGGACACGCGTTTTCGGACCCGTGGCGCGCGAACTTCGCGACCGCCGGTTTATGAAAATCGTCAGTCTCGCGCCGGAAGTGATTTGA
- the rplX gene encoding 50S ribosomal protein L24, with protein sequence MKKLHVKKNDRVVVITGKSKGKTGRVIEVLPKKRKVVVEGVNMVKRHMRANNRTGQKGGILEREAPIDASNVMVVDPQSGQPTRVGRQVLADGTRARIAKGSGAVIE encoded by the coding sequence ATGAAAAAGTTGCACGTTAAAAAAAATGATCGTGTGGTAGTGATAACCGGAAAGAGCAAAGGCAAAACCGGACGTGTGATTGAGGTTTTACCTAAGAAGCGCAAAGTGGTTGTCGAAGGCGTCAACATGGTGAAACGTCACATGCGCGCCAATAACCGCACCGGTCAAAAAGGCGGCATCCTGGAACGCGAAGCGCCGATTGATGCTTCAAACGTGATGGTGGTTGACCCGCAATCCGGTCAACCGACCCGCGTTGGCAGACAGGTGCTTGCCGACGGCACGCGGGCGCGCATCGCCAAAGGTTCAGGCGCAGTTATTGAATAA
- the rplE gene encoding 50S ribosomal protein L5: MAARLKDKYKADIVPALVKEFSYTNIMAVPKVEKVVLNMGVGREAQNNPKVFDQAVMELTTIAGQKPVITKAKKSIAAFKLRTGMPIGVSVTLRGDRMYEFLDRLINAVLPRVRDFRGVSARAFDGRGNYTLGVKDQLIFPEIDFNKVDRTRGMNISIVTTANTDEEGRALLRQFGMPFAK, translated from the coding sequence ATGGCAGCGAGATTAAAAGACAAATATAAAGCAGACATCGTGCCCGCTTTGGTGAAAGAGTTCAGCTACACCAACATCATGGCGGTGCCGAAAGTTGAAAAAGTCGTTTTGAATATGGGCGTCGGTCGCGAAGCCCAGAACAATCCTAAAGTGTTCGACCAGGCGGTGATGGAACTGACGACCATCGCCGGGCAAAAGCCGGTGATTACCAAAGCTAAAAAATCGATTGCGGCTTTTAAATTGCGAACCGGAATGCCGATTGGCGTCAGCGTTACGCTTCGCGGCGACCGCATGTATGAATTTCTCGACAGATTGATTAATGCGGTGTTGCCGCGGGTTCGCGACTTTCGCGGGGTCAGCGCCCGCGCCTTTGATGGTCGCGGCAATTACACGCTCGGTGTAAAAGACCAGTTAATTTTTCCTGAGATTGATTTCAACAAAGTTGATCGAACTCGCGGAATGAATATTTCAATCGTTACAACGGCAAATACCGACGAAGAGGGACGCGCTCTGCTTCGTCAATTCGGGATGCCGTTTGCAAAATAG
- a CDS encoding type Z 30S ribosomal protein S14, whose amino-acid sequence MARESSMYKAKELKRALDNAKGRVKEKYGDAKKKTVKRAKTEGMNMNVFSSRIHNRCLRCGRGRGYMRKFAICRICFRQLSLEGQIPGVTKSSW is encoded by the coding sequence ATGGCAAGAGAATCGTCAATGTATAAAGCGAAAGAGCTGAAACGCGCTCTTGATAACGCAAAGGGCCGTGTCAAAGAGAAATACGGCGATGCGAAAAAGAAAACCGTTAAACGCGCCAAAACCGAGGGCATGAACATGAATGTCTTCTCGTCGCGCATTCACAACCGGTGTTTGCGTTGCGGTCGCGGTCGCGGCTATATGCGTAAATTTGCAATTTGCCGTATTTGCTTCAGACAGCTTTCGCTCGAAGGTCAAATACCCGGTGTGACGAAATCGAGTTGGTAA
- the rpsH gene encoding 30S ribosomal protein S8, whose amino-acid sequence MTDPIADMLTRMRNALAAKHQKVDVPASKLKLEIARILKEEGFIISYKLIGEGARSNIRIMLKYGARGEQIIAKIERVSKPGCRVYKGSDELVKVLGGMGVNILSTSRGVMTDRQARREKVGGEVLCRVY is encoded by the coding sequence ATGACAGACCCAATTGCTGATATGTTGACGCGGATGCGCAACGCCCTGGCAGCCAAGCACCAGAAAGTAGATGTGCCGGCTTCCAAATTGAAGTTGGAAATCGCCCGCATCCTCAAAGAAGAAGGCTTTATTATTAGTTACAAATTGATTGGCGAAGGTGCGCGTTCAAACATTCGCATCATGTTGAAATATGGGGCGCGAGGCGAACAGATCATCGCAAAGATAGAACGCGTCTCAAAACCCGGATGCCGGGTTTACAAAGGAAGCGATGAACTCGTCAAAGTGCTTGGTGGAATGGGCGTAAACATTCTTTCGACTTCACGCGGGGTGATGACCGATAGACAGGCGCGTCGTGAAAAAGTCGGAGGCGAGGTTTTGTGCCGCGTTTACTAA
- the rplF gene encoding 50S ribosomal protein L6: MSRIGKKPIALPKGVKINIADGNIEVAGPKGTLSTKIPEGVSLRVENDQLLAERSGDDKAALHGLIRALVANAVTGVTEGFSRQMDIVGVGYKVEMQKNRVVFNLGYSHPIEFPLPTGIDVKIEKVNKQIPQYQTTLTITGIDKQQVGQIAADMHSLRKPDPYKGKGVRYAGKQLKLKPGKTGK, from the coding sequence ATGTCAAGAATAGGTAAAAAACCGATAGCTTTACCGAAAGGCGTAAAAATTAATATCGCCGACGGCAATATTGAAGTGGCGGGACCGAAAGGCACCTTGTCGACAAAAATTCCTGAAGGCGTAAGCCTGCGGGTTGAAAACGATCAACTGCTTGCCGAACGTAGCGGTGATGACAAAGCCGCATTGCACGGCTTGATCCGCGCCCTGGTTGCCAATGCGGTGACCGGCGTAACCGAAGGGTTTTCCCGGCAGATGGATATCGTCGGCGTCGGTTATAAAGTCGAAATGCAGAAGAATCGAGTGGTTTTCAACCTCGGCTATTCGCATCCGATTGAATTTCCTCTGCCCACAGGCATTGATGTCAAAATTGAGAAGGTCAATAAACAGATTCCGCAGTATCAGACTACCTTGACCATCACCGGCATCGACAAACAGCAGGTCGGGCAGATTGCCGCCGATATGCACAGTTTGCGCAAGCCCGACCCTTACAAGGGTAAAGGCGTGCGTTATGCCGGCAAACAATTGAAACTCAAACCCGGCAAGACCGGAAAATAA
- the rplR gene encoding 50S ribosomal protein L18 — MANKDKNQVRRAVHTRIRKKISGTSERPRLAIFRSLNHIYAQVIDDVSGVTLASASTTEKQFGNTGGNVAAAKEVGKLIAERAKEKGLTQVVFDRGGYIYHGRVKSLAEAAREAGLEF, encoded by the coding sequence ATGGCAAACAAAGATAAAAATCAGGTTCGTCGCGCTGTTCATACGCGCATTCGCAAGAAAATTTCCGGCACTTCGGAGCGTCCGCGCCTGGCGATTTTCCGTAGCCTCAATCACATTTATGCGCAGGTGATTGATGACGTGAGCGGCGTAACGCTGGCATCGGCTTCGACCACTGAAAAACAGTTTGGCAATACCGGCGGCAATGTGGCTGCGGCAAAAGAGGTCGGCAAACTGATTGCCGAACGCGCCAAAGAGAAAGGTCTCACGCAGGTGGTTTTCGATAGGGGCGGTTACATCTATCACGGACGGGTAAAAAGTTTGGCAGAAGCCGCTCGCGAAGCGGGACTGGAGTTTTAA
- the rpsE gene encoding 30S ribosomal protein S5: MKELIDASGLDLKDQVISINRVTKVVKGGKNLSFAALVVVGNENGIVGFGSGKAREVPLAIKKGLEAAKKNLIRVSLSGNTIPHQVTGVYGAGRVLLKPAPEGKGVIAGGPVRAIMQLVGVRDVVTKSIGTSNPHNVVRATFEGLRDLKDPKSVTRLRKQSAEEM; this comes from the coding sequence ATGAAAGAATTAATTGACGCATCAGGATTGGACTTAAAAGATCAGGTGATTTCCATCAACCGCGTGACCAAAGTGGTTAAGGGCGGAAAAAATTTATCGTTTGCCGCTTTAGTGGTTGTCGGCAATGAAAACGGCATTGTCGGTTTCGGTTCAGGCAAAGCGCGAGAAGTTCCGCTGGCGATTAAAAAAGGACTGGAAGCGGCAAAGAAGAATTTGATTCGTGTGTCGCTTTCCGGTAACACCATCCCGCATCAAGTCACCGGCGTATATGGCGCAGGTCGGGTGTTACTCAAACCCGCGCCCGAAGGCAAAGGCGTGATTGCCGGTGGTCCGGTGCGCGCGATTATGCAACTCGTCGGGGTTCGCGATGTGGTGACCAAATCCATCGGCACCTCGAATCCGCACAATGTGGTGCGCGCCACGTTTGAAGGGTTGCGCGACCTCAAAGACCCCAAGAGCGTCACTCGGCTTAGAAAACAAAGCGCCGAAGAGATGTAA
- the rpmD gene encoding 50S ribosomal protein L30 — MAAAKENKIRIQWYRSTIATNKNHKTIVRSLGLTKLNQIVERPDTPAIRGMVNKVPHLLRIVE, encoded by the coding sequence ATGGCAGCAGCCAAAGAGAACAAAATCAGGATTCAATGGTATCGTTCGACCATCGCGACGAATAAAAATCATAAAACCATTGTTCGCAGTCTGGGACTGACGAAATTGAATCAAATCGTTGAACGCCCGGATACCCCGGCAATTCGCGGAATGGTCAACAAGGTTCCGCACTTGCTGAGAATCGTTGAATAG
- the rplO gene encoding 50S ribosomal protein L15, producing MALGIHNIGAPKGANKNKKRVGRGPGSGHGKTSARGNKGQKSRSGYSSRPGFEGGQMPLQRRLPKRGFTNIFKTKWLEVKLSDLERKFEANESITPELMAERGLIKKGQLRNHDGVVILGSGELTKSLNVTAHRFTKGAKEKIEAAGGKTSLVGATSFEA from the coding sequence ATGGCACTAGGCATACATAACATCGGTGCTCCCAAGGGAGCCAACAAAAATAAAAAAAGGGTCGGGCGTGGTCCGGGTTCAGGTCATGGCAAAACCTCGGCTCGCGGTAACAAAGGTCAAAAATCGCGTTCAGGTTATTCAAGCCGTCCAGGGTTTGAAGGCGGGCAGATGCCTTTGCAAAGACGGTTGCCGAAACGCGGGTTTACCAACATCTTCAAGACCAAATGGCTTGAAGTCAAACTGTCAGACCTGGAGCGCAAATTTGAAGCGAATGAAAGCATCACCCCGGAATTGATGGCTGAACGCGGGTTGATTAAAAAAGGTCAACTGCGCAATCACGATGGCGTGGTGATTCTCGGCAGCGGCGAGTTGACGAAATCGCTGAATGTCACGGCGCATCGTTTTACCAAAGGCGCAAAAGAAAAAATTGAAGCCGCTGGCGGCAAAACATCCCTGGTTGGGGCGACTTCCTTTGAAGCCTAG
- the secY gene encoding preprotein translocase subunit SecY: protein MLENFLNSIRNIFIIPELRKRLLFTLAMLAVYRIGSHVRTPNIDPVALEDLWDKGELQRSLVGVLDLFSGGNFKVVSIFALGITPYITASIILQLMTVVWGRLKALQEEGELGRRKITQYTRYLTVVLCAVQSFGIAYWLKNQVSTVGPLVPDAGWSFIPLTMLTLATGTTFIMWLGEQITERGIGNGISLIIFAGIVLRLPSASQQVYEKMVSGSTTQALGVILLILAMVLVIAAIVFVERGFRKIAINHARRMVGRQAIPQQQTHMPLKVNMAGVIPVIFASSILAFPQTILGFLGGMNQAIEPGTLKGWLLTFVRDLGQTSHPLHMFIYAAAIIFFTFFYVSIIFNTDEVANNLRKSGAFVPGIRPGKHTSDYFSDILTRLTTVGAIYLALVALLPGILLQGIQLGALPFIGESLDSLLRQTPLTSWLLTGVGLQFLFGGTSLLIVIGVAMDTMNQIESQLIMRHYDGFFGKGRRIKARRAY, encoded by the coding sequence ATGCTTGAGAATTTCCTGAATAGTATACGCAATATTTTTATTATTCCTGAGTTGCGTAAACGCCTGTTGTTTACGCTGGCAATGCTTGCGGTTTATCGCATCGGTTCACATGTTCGCACGCCCAACATTGACCCCGTGGCGCTCGAAGACCTGTGGGATAAAGGTGAATTGCAACGCTCTCTGGTCGGCGTTCTCGATTTATTTTCGGGCGGCAATTTTAAAGTGGTCTCGATATTTGCGCTCGGCATCACGCCTTACATCACCGCTTCAATTATTTTGCAATTAATGACCGTGGTGTGGGGGCGTTTGAAAGCTTTGCAGGAAGAAGGCGAACTGGGGCGCAGAAAAATTACTCAGTATACCCGTTATTTAACGGTGGTGCTTTGCGCCGTGCAATCCTTTGGCATTGCTTATTGGTTAAAGAATCAGGTGTCCACGGTTGGTCCCCTGGTTCCCGATGCCGGATGGTCGTTCATCCCGCTCACTATGTTGACGCTGGCAACCGGCACCACATTTATTATGTGGCTTGGTGAACAAATTACCGAACGGGGTATTGGCAACGGTATCAGTTTGATTATTTTTGCCGGTATCGTGTTGCGGTTGCCTTCGGCTTCGCAACAGGTTTATGAAAAAATGGTAAGTGGCAGCACGACACAAGCCTTGGGGGTGATTTTACTGATTCTCGCTATGGTTTTGGTGATTGCGGCAATTGTGTTCGTAGAACGTGGGTTTAGAAAGATAGCCATCAATCATGCGCGAAGAATGGTTGGTCGCCAGGCGATTCCGCAACAGCAAACCCACATGCCTTTGAAAGTCAACATGGCTGGAGTTATCCCGGTGATTTTTGCTTCGTCAATTTTGGCTTTTCCACAGACGATTCTCGGTTTCCTCGGCGGCATGAATCAAGCCATTGAACCGGGGACCCTGAAAGGTTGGTTGTTGACCTTTGTTAGAGATTTAGGGCAAACCAGCCATCCGTTGCATATGTTCATCTATGCAGCAGCGATTATCTTTTTCACCTTCTTTTATGTTTCTATCATCTTCAATACGGATGAAGTAGCCAACAACCTGCGTAAAAGCGGGGCATTCGTTCCGGGTATTCGTCCGGGCAAACATACTTCGGATTATTTCAGCGACATTTTGACGCGATTGACCACCGTTGGCGCGATCTATCTGGCTTTGGTTGCGTTGTTGCCGGGCATCTTGCTGCAAGGCATCCAACTCGGAGCGTTGCCGTTTATCGGCGAATCGCTCGATAGCCTGCTCAGACAAACGCCGTTGACCTCCTGGTTACTGACCGGTGTTGGGCTGCAATTCCTTTTCGGTGGCACCAGTTTGTTAATCGTCATCGGGGTCGCGATGGATACCATGAATCAGATTGAGTCGCAATTGATCATGCGCCATTATGATGGCTTCTTTGGCAAGGGGCGGCGCATTAAAGCGCGCAGAGCCTATTAA
- a CDS encoding adenylate kinase, with protein MPEIIILMGPQGAGKGTQAQMLAERFALPIVATGDILRAVAKTDTPLGRQVKEMQDAGNLVSDDILAELINERTRQDDCLNGYLLDGFPRTVPQTELLEQLARQQGHSITVISIDVPRDLLFKRLAGRLTCSNPSCGRIYNIYFKPPKVAGKCDVCGSDLYKRDDDTEEAIAKRLAEYDKKTKPLLDYFAQTERLKIVDGTLPPTEVFDAIAQAVNKVAADVA; from the coding sequence ATGCCTGAAATAATCATCTTGATGGGACCGCAGGGCGCGGGCAAGGGAACACAAGCGCAGATGTTGGCAGAGCGATTTGCTCTGCCAATTGTCGCTACAGGGGACATTTTACGCGCCGTTGCCAAAACCGATACGCCGCTTGGACGTCAGGTGAAAGAGATGCAGGACGCCGGCAATCTGGTTTCCGATGATATTCTCGCCGAGTTAATCAATGAACGCACCCGTCAGGATGATTGTCTGAATGGTTATTTGCTCGATGGCTTTCCGCGCACCGTGCCGCAGACCGAACTGCTTGAACAACTCGCCCGGCAACAAGGGCATTCGATAACCGTCATCAGCATTGATGTGCCGAGAGATTTACTGTTCAAGCGACTGGCAGGGCGGTTGACCTGCTCCAATCCGAGTTGTGGGCGCATCTATAATATTTATTTCAAGCCGCCTAAAGTTGCAGGCAAATGCGATGTTTGCGGAAGCGACCTGTACAAGCGTGATGATGATACTGAAGAAGCCATTGCCAAACGATTGGCGGAGTACGACAAGAAGACCAAACCCTTACTGGATTATTTTGCGCAAACCGAGAGATTGAAAATCGTCGATGGCACTCTCCCGCCAACCGAAGTGTTTGATGCGATTGCGCAAGCAGTCAATAAGGTTGCCGCGGATGTTGCCTGA
- the map gene encoding type I methionyl aminopeptidase produces the protein MIIRKSKVEIDKMRASGKIVAQVLQKLTVMVEPGITTLDLDREAERMIRDAGGYPTFKGYHGYPASLCTSINEEVVHGIPSDKRKLREGDIIGIDCGVTLQGYVGDSAVTVPVGRISDEVAKLLEATRQSLFQAIEQCRVGNRLGDVGFAVQAYVESRGYSVVRNYCGHGIGRAMHEDPQVPNYGDPGKGTVIREGLVIAIEPMINLGGHHVKQLADGWTVITIDGKPSAHFEHTIAITQEGPEVLTLPVEAATASH, from the coding sequence ATGATTATTAGAAAATCAAAAGTGGAAATAGACAAGATGCGGGCTTCGGGCAAAATTGTCGCCCAGGTTTTGCAAAAGCTTACGGTGATGGTTGAGCCGGGAATTACCACACTTGATTTAGACCGCGAAGCTGAACGCATGATTCGCGATGCAGGTGGCTATCCAACTTTCAAAGGCTATCATGGTTATCCGGCATCGCTTTGTACTTCAATCAATGAAGAAGTGGTTCACGGTATTCCGAGCGACAAACGCAAATTGCGCGAAGGCGATATTATCGGCATTGATTGCGGTGTGACCTTGCAAGGTTATGTTGGGGACTCCGCCGTAACCGTTCCGGTCGGTAGAATCAGCGATGAGGTGGCGAAATTATTGGAGGCGACCAGACAATCGCTGTTTCAGGCAATTGAACAATGTCGCGTCGGCAACCGGCTCGGCGATGTCGGATTTGCCGTACAAGCGTATGTCGAATCGCGTGGCTATTCGGTGGTGCGCAATTACTGCGGTCACGGCATCGGTCGCGCCATGCACGAAGACCCGCAAGTTCCCAATTATGGCGACCCCGGCAAAGGCACGGTGATTCGCGAAGGGTTGGTGATCGCCATTGAGCCGATGATTAATCTTGGCGGGCATCACGTCAAACAACTCGCGGACGGATGGACGGTGATAACCATTGATGGCAAGCCTTCCGCGCATTTTGAGCATACGATTGCCATCACCCAGGAGGGACCCGAGGTCTTAACCCTTCCTGTAGAAGCGGCTACGGCAAGTCATTAA
- the rpmJ gene encoding 50S ribosomal protein L36 translates to MKVRASVKKICENCKVIHRRGVVRVICTNPKHKQRQG, encoded by the coding sequence ATGAAAGTCAGAGCATCAGTTAAAAAAATCTGTGAAAATTGCAAAGTGATTCACCGCCGTGGTGTGGTGCGGGTGATTTGCACGAATCCCAAGCACAAGCAGCGACAAGGATAA
- the rpsM gene encoding 30S ribosomal protein S13, with product MARIAGVDLPANKRAEIGLTYIYGIGRARANKILGEAAIDINKRIRELSEEEVNRIRTIIDQQGLVEGDLRKQIQMDIKRLMDIGCYRGLRHRRGLPVRGQRTHTNARTRKGPRRATVAKKKAPGKK from the coding sequence ATGGCACGTATAGCAGGTGTAGATTTACCAGCAAACAAAAGAGCCGAAATCGGCCTCACTTACATTTATGGTATTGGACGCGCTCGCGCCAATAAGATACTTGGCGAAGCCGCGATTGATATTAACAAAAGAATTCGTGAATTGAGCGAAGAGGAAGTCAACCGCATTCGCACCATCATTGACCAGCAAGGACTCGTCGAAGGGGATTTGCGCAAGCAAATTCAAATGGACATCAAACGCTTGATGGACATTGGTTGCTATCGCGGCTTGCGTCATCGCAGAGGACTTCCGGTTCGCGGTCAACGTACACATACCAATGCGCGCACTCGCAAGGGTCCGCGTCGCGCCACGGTTGCTAAGAAGAAAGCTCCGGGCAAGAAGTAA
- the rpsK gene encoding 30S ribosomal protein S11 produces the protein MAKAQVKSGKKKTFKKKEKKIIPQGIVHIQASFNNTLVAITDLGGNLISQSSAGALGFHGSRKGTPFAAQQAAMKAAQVAKDMGMQSCEVRVKGPGSGRESAVRAIQTMGIEVRVIRDVTPIPHNGCRPSKRRRV, from the coding sequence ATGGCAAAAGCACAAGTAAAAAGCGGTAAAAAGAAAACCTTTAAGAAAAAAGAGAAGAAGATAATTCCGCAGGGGATTGTTCACATTCAAGCAAGCTTTAATAACACGCTGGTGGCAATCACTGACCTCGGAGGCAATTTAATCAGCCAGTCATCGGCTGGGGCGCTCGGCTTTCACGGATCGCGAAAGGGTACGCCATTTGCCGCTCAACAAGCAGCAATGAAAGCCGCTCAGGTTGCCAAAGATATGGGCATGCAATCCTGTGAGGTTCGCGTGAAAGGTCCCGGTTCGGGACGTGAATCGGCAGTCCGCGCGATTCAAACCATGGGCATCGAAGTGCGGGTCATTCGTGATGTGACGCCGATTCCACATAACGGTTGCCGACCGAGCAAACGCCGCAGAGTCTAA